In Ailuropoda melanoleuca isolate Jingjing chromosome 7, ASM200744v2, whole genome shotgun sequence, one genomic interval encodes:
- the FANCG gene encoding Fanconi anemia group G protein isoform X3 — protein MEEAGVGAATGSRRESISPVKGESPLLGPRGEQRSCGGVRKRRDPSPLGWGPRRGRAYPATAPSRCPGPASATASHQTPLGSSVPHASCLDLWREKNDQLVRQVKVAQDSRLSLRRQQLAQDALEGFRGLLHSLRGLPAAVPVLPLELTVTCNFITLRASLAQGFTEDQAQDIQQGLERVLETQEQLGPRLECGLRGLWDSIFGYSSLLLELLPALHLLAGLQAALWLSTDSLGDLTFLLQTLNGNQSEASENLLLLLKTWSPPAEESDAPLTLQNARGLRDVLLTASAYRQGLQELITGSLPTALSSLQEAASGLCPRPVLVQVYTALGTCLRKMGNPQRALLYLVAALKGGSTWGPPLLEASRLYRQLGNTAAELESLELLVEALNVTHSSEAPQLLIEVELLLPRPHPASPLHCGTQSQAKYLLASRCLEVGRAEDAAEHYLDLLALMLDGSEPKFFPPPPPPGPCIPEVFLEAAAALIQAGRAQDALTVCEELLSRTSSLLPKMPQLWEDARKGIKESPHCPSWVSATYLLQGQAWVQLGAQKEAISEFSRCLELLFRATPKDKEQGPASSGEKGCVSDVALQQLRAAALISRGLQWVASGQDTKALQDFLLSVQMCPGHQDASFHLLQTLRRMDRRDEATALWWRLEAQTKLPQENAAWSLPLYLETYLGWICFPDRETLLEEFQTSLPEPCDL, from the exons ATGGAAGAGGCGGGGGTGGGAGCCGCCACAGGGTCCAGGAGAGAGTCCATTTCTCCTGTAAAGGGCGAGTCGCCCCTACTGGGGCCCCGAGGGGAGCAAAGGAGCTGCGGGGGGGTGCGGAAGCGCAGGGACCCCTCCCCGCTTGGATGGGGACCGCGGCGGGGCCGGGCTTACCCTGCAACAGCCCCCTCTAGGTGTCCGGGCCCAGCCTCGGCCACCGCGTCTCACCAGACTCCTCTGGGCTCCTCAGTGCCACACGCCAGCTGCCTAGACCTGTGGAGGGAAAAGAATGATCAGCTAGTTCGACAGGTCAAG GTGGCTCAGGACTCGCGTCTGTCTCTAAGGCGACAGCAGTTGGCTCAAGATGCACTGGAAGGGTTCAGGGGACTCCTCCATAGTCTGCGGG GACTCCCTGCCGCTGTTCCTGTTCTCCCATTGGAATTGACTGTTACCTGCAATTTCATTACCTTGAGGGCAAGCCTGGCACAGGGTTTCACTGAGGACCAGGCACAGGATATCCAACAGGGCCTGGAGAGAG TGCTGGAGACCCAGGAGCAGCTGGGGCCCAGACTGGAATGTGGGCTCAGGGGTCTGTGGGACTCCATTTTCGGTTATTCCTCCCTTCTGCTGGAGCTACTCCCTGCCCTTCACCTCCTGGCTGGCCTGCAGGCTGCCCTCTGGCTCAGCACTGACAGTCTTGGGGACTTGACCTTCCTGCTGCAGACCTTGAATGGCAACCAG AGTGAGGCCTCCGAGAATCTGCTACTGCTTCTGAAAACTTGGAGCCCCCCAGCTGAGGAGTCAGATGCGCCATTGACCCTGCAGAATGCCAGGGGCTTAAGGGATGTCCTTCTTACAGCTTCTGCCTATCGCCAAG GCCTCCAGGAGCTGATCACAGGAAGCCTGCCCACGGCACTGAGCAGCCTGCAAGAAGCAGCCTCAGGTCTGTGCCCGCGGCCTGTGTTGGTCCAGGTGTACACGGCTCTGGGGACCTGTCTCCGTAAAATG GGCAATCCACAAAGAGCTCTGCTGTACTTGGTGGCAGCCCTGAAAGGGGGATCAACCTGGGGTCCCCCGCTTCTGGAGGCCTCCAGGCTGTATCGGCAACTTGGGAACACAGCAGCAGAGCTGGAGAGTCTGGAGCTGTTGGTTGAG GCCTTGAATGTCACTCACAGTTCTGAAGCCCCCCAGCTTCTCATTGAAGTAGAGTTACTACTCCCCAGACCTCACCCGGCCTCACCCCTTCACTGTGGCACACAGAGCCAGGCCAAGTACTTGTTAGCAAGCCGATGCTTAGAGGTGGGAAG GGCAGAGGATGCTGCAGAGCATTACTTGGACCTGCTGGCTCTGATGCTGGATGGCTCAGAGCCAAAG ttcttccccccccctccccccccaggccCTTGTATACCCGAGGTGTTCTTAGAGGCAGCAGCAGCGCTGATCCAGGCAGGCCGAGCCCAGGATGCCTTGACTGTTTGTGAGGAGCTGCTCAGCCGCACGTCATCTCTGCTTCCCAAGATGCCCCAGCTGTGGGAAGATGCCAGAAAAGGAATCAAGGAGTCACCACACTGCCCATCCTGGGTCTCTGCCACCTACCTGCTTCAGGGTCAAGCCTGGGTACAGCTGGGGGCCCAAAAAGAAGCAATTAGTGAATTTAGCCG GTGCCTTGAGCTGCTGTTCCGGGCCACACCTAAGGACAAAGAACAAG GGCCTGCTTCCAGTGGTGAGAAGGGATGTGTATCAGATGTGGCACTACAACAGCTTCGGGCAGCTGCCCTGATTAGTCGTGGACTGCAGTGGGTGGCCAGTGGCCAAGATACCAAAGCCCTACAGGACTTCCTCCTCAGTGTGCAGATGTGCCCAG gTCATCAGGATGCTTCCTTTCACCTGCTTCAGACTCTGAGGAGGATGGATCGGAGGGATGAGGCCACTGCTCTCTGGTGGAGGCTAGAGGCCCAAACTAAGTTGCCACAGGAGAATGCTGCATG GTCTCTCCCCCTGTACCTAGAAACCTATTTGGGCTGGATTTGTTTCCCTGACCGTGAAACCCTTCTTGAGGAGTTTCAGACATCTCTGCCGGAGCCTTGTGATCTGTAG
- the FANCG gene encoding Fanconi anemia group G protein isoform X6, which translates to MEEAGVGAATGSRRESISPVKGESPLLGPRGEQRSCGGVRKRRDPSPLGWGPRRGRAYPATAPSRCPGPASATASHQTPLGSSVPHASCLDLWREKNDQLVRQVKVAQDSRLSLRRQQLAQDALEGFRGLLHSLRGLPAAVPVLPLELTVTCNFITLRASLAQGFTEDQAQDIQQGLERGASQTRGTFVTFGLLQKEKTRDEVPTSALCVFSTVLETQEQLGPRLECGLRGLWDSIFGYSSLLLELLPALHLLAGLQAALWLSTDSLGDLTFLLQTLNGNQSEASENLLLLLKTWSPPAEESDAPLTLQNARGLRDVLLTASAYRQGLQELITGSLPTALSSLQEAASGLCPRPVLVQVYTALGTCLRKMGNPQRALLYLVAALKGGSTWGPPLLEASRLYRQLGNTAAELESLELLVEFFPPPPPPGPCIPEVFLEAAAALIQAGRAQDALTVCEELLSRTSSLLPKMPQLWEDARKGIKESPHCPSWVSATYLLQGQAWVQLGAQKEAISEFSRCLELLFRATPKDKEQGPASSGEKGCVSDVALQQLRAAALISRGLQWVASGQDTKALQDFLLSVQMCPGHQDASFHLLQTLRRMDRRDEATALWWRLEAQTKLPQENAAWSLPLYLETYLGWICFPDRETLLEEFQTSLPEPCDL; encoded by the exons ATGGAAGAGGCGGGGGTGGGAGCCGCCACAGGGTCCAGGAGAGAGTCCATTTCTCCTGTAAAGGGCGAGTCGCCCCTACTGGGGCCCCGAGGGGAGCAAAGGAGCTGCGGGGGGGTGCGGAAGCGCAGGGACCCCTCCCCGCTTGGATGGGGACCGCGGCGGGGCCGGGCTTACCCTGCAACAGCCCCCTCTAGGTGTCCGGGCCCAGCCTCGGCCACCGCGTCTCACCAGACTCCTCTGGGCTCCTCAGTGCCACACGCCAGCTGCCTAGACCTGTGGAGGGAAAAGAATGATCAGCTAGTTCGACAGGTCAAG GTGGCTCAGGACTCGCGTCTGTCTCTAAGGCGACAGCAGTTGGCTCAAGATGCACTGGAAGGGTTCAGGGGACTCCTCCATAGTCTGCGGG GACTCCCTGCCGCTGTTCCTGTTCTCCCATTGGAATTGACTGTTACCTGCAATTTCATTACCTTGAGGGCAAGCCTGGCACAGGGTTTCACTGAGGACCAGGCACAGGATATCCAACAGGGCCTGGAGAGAG GTGCTTCTCAGACCAGGGGCACTTTTGTGACCTTTGGGCTcctgcagaaagagaaaaccagagaTGAGGTCCCAACCtctgctctgtgtgtgttctCTACAGTGCTGGAGACCCAGGAGCAGCTGGGGCCCAGACTGGAATGTGGGCTCAGGGGTCTGTGGGACTCCATTTTCGGTTATTCCTCCCTTCTGCTGGAGCTACTCCCTGCCCTTCACCTCCTGGCTGGCCTGCAGGCTGCCCTCTGGCTCAGCACTGACAGTCTTGGGGACTTGACCTTCCTGCTGCAGACCTTGAATGGCAACCAG AGTGAGGCCTCCGAGAATCTGCTACTGCTTCTGAAAACTTGGAGCCCCCCAGCTGAGGAGTCAGATGCGCCATTGACCCTGCAGAATGCCAGGGGCTTAAGGGATGTCCTTCTTACAGCTTCTGCCTATCGCCAAG GCCTCCAGGAGCTGATCACAGGAAGCCTGCCCACGGCACTGAGCAGCCTGCAAGAAGCAGCCTCAGGTCTGTGCCCGCGGCCTGTGTTGGTCCAGGTGTACACGGCTCTGGGGACCTGTCTCCGTAAAATG GGCAATCCACAAAGAGCTCTGCTGTACTTGGTGGCAGCCCTGAAAGGGGGATCAACCTGGGGTCCCCCGCTTCTGGAGGCCTCCAGGCTGTATCGGCAACTTGGGAACACAGCAGCAGAGCTGGAGAGTCTGGAGCTGTTGGTTGAG ttcttccccccccctccccccccaggccCTTGTATACCCGAGGTGTTCTTAGAGGCAGCAGCAGCGCTGATCCAGGCAGGCCGAGCCCAGGATGCCTTGACTGTTTGTGAGGAGCTGCTCAGCCGCACGTCATCTCTGCTTCCCAAGATGCCCCAGCTGTGGGAAGATGCCAGAAAAGGAATCAAGGAGTCACCACACTGCCCATCCTGGGTCTCTGCCACCTACCTGCTTCAGGGTCAAGCCTGGGTACAGCTGGGGGCCCAAAAAGAAGCAATTAGTGAATTTAGCCG GTGCCTTGAGCTGCTGTTCCGGGCCACACCTAAGGACAAAGAACAAG GGCCTGCTTCCAGTGGTGAGAAGGGATGTGTATCAGATGTGGCACTACAACAGCTTCGGGCAGCTGCCCTGATTAGTCGTGGACTGCAGTGGGTGGCCAGTGGCCAAGATACCAAAGCCCTACAGGACTTCCTCCTCAGTGTGCAGATGTGCCCAG gTCATCAGGATGCTTCCTTTCACCTGCTTCAGACTCTGAGGAGGATGGATCGGAGGGATGAGGCCACTGCTCTCTGGTGGAGGCTAGAGGCCCAAACTAAGTTGCCACAGGAGAATGCTGCATG GTCTCTCCCCCTGTACCTAGAAACCTATTTGGGCTGGATTTGTTTCCCTGACCGTGAAACCCTTCTTGAGGAGTTTCAGACATCTCTGCCGGAGCCTTGTGATCTGTAG
- the FANCG gene encoding Fanconi anemia group G protein isoform X5: protein MEEAGVGAATGSRRESISPVKGESPLLGPRGEQRSCGGVRKRRDPSPLGWGPRRGRAYPATAPSRCPGPASATASHQTPLGSSVPHASCLDLWREKNDQLVRQVKVAQDSRLSLRRQQLAQDALEGFRGLLHSLRGLPAAVPVLPLELTVTCNFITLRASLAQGFTEDQAQDIQQGLERGASQTRGTFVTFGLLQKEKTRDEVPTSALCVFSTVLETQEQLGPRLECGLRGLWDSIFGYSSLLLELLPALHLLAGLQAALWLSTDSLGDLTFLLQTLNGNQSEASENLLLLLKTWSPPAEESDAPLTLQNARGLRDVLLTASAYRQGLQELITGSLPTALSSLQEAASGLCPRPVLVQVYTALGTCLRKMGNPQRALLYLVAALKGGSTWGPPLLEASRLYRQLGNTAAELESLELLVEGRGCCRALLGPAGSDAGWLRAKGPCIPEVFLEAAAALIQAGRAQDALTVCEELLSRTSSLLPKMPQLWEDARKGIKESPHCPSWVSATYLLQGQAWVQLGAQKEAISEFSRCLELLFRATPKDKEQGPASSGEKGCVSDVALQQLRAAALISRGLQWVASGQDTKALQDFLLSVQMCPGHQDASFHLLQTLRRMDRRDEATALWWRLEAQTKLPQENAAWSLPLYLETYLGWICFPDRETLLEEFQTSLPEPCDL, encoded by the exons ATGGAAGAGGCGGGGGTGGGAGCCGCCACAGGGTCCAGGAGAGAGTCCATTTCTCCTGTAAAGGGCGAGTCGCCCCTACTGGGGCCCCGAGGGGAGCAAAGGAGCTGCGGGGGGGTGCGGAAGCGCAGGGACCCCTCCCCGCTTGGATGGGGACCGCGGCGGGGCCGGGCTTACCCTGCAACAGCCCCCTCTAGGTGTCCGGGCCCAGCCTCGGCCACCGCGTCTCACCAGACTCCTCTGGGCTCCTCAGTGCCACACGCCAGCTGCCTAGACCTGTGGAGGGAAAAGAATGATCAGCTAGTTCGACAGGTCAAG GTGGCTCAGGACTCGCGTCTGTCTCTAAGGCGACAGCAGTTGGCTCAAGATGCACTGGAAGGGTTCAGGGGACTCCTCCATAGTCTGCGGG GACTCCCTGCCGCTGTTCCTGTTCTCCCATTGGAATTGACTGTTACCTGCAATTTCATTACCTTGAGGGCAAGCCTGGCACAGGGTTTCACTGAGGACCAGGCACAGGATATCCAACAGGGCCTGGAGAGAG GTGCTTCTCAGACCAGGGGCACTTTTGTGACCTTTGGGCTcctgcagaaagagaaaaccagagaTGAGGTCCCAACCtctgctctgtgtgtgttctCTACAGTGCTGGAGACCCAGGAGCAGCTGGGGCCCAGACTGGAATGTGGGCTCAGGGGTCTGTGGGACTCCATTTTCGGTTATTCCTCCCTTCTGCTGGAGCTACTCCCTGCCCTTCACCTCCTGGCTGGCCTGCAGGCTGCCCTCTGGCTCAGCACTGACAGTCTTGGGGACTTGACCTTCCTGCTGCAGACCTTGAATGGCAACCAG AGTGAGGCCTCCGAGAATCTGCTACTGCTTCTGAAAACTTGGAGCCCCCCAGCTGAGGAGTCAGATGCGCCATTGACCCTGCAGAATGCCAGGGGCTTAAGGGATGTCCTTCTTACAGCTTCTGCCTATCGCCAAG GCCTCCAGGAGCTGATCACAGGAAGCCTGCCCACGGCACTGAGCAGCCTGCAAGAAGCAGCCTCAGGTCTGTGCCCGCGGCCTGTGTTGGTCCAGGTGTACACGGCTCTGGGGACCTGTCTCCGTAAAATG GGCAATCCACAAAGAGCTCTGCTGTACTTGGTGGCAGCCCTGAAAGGGGGATCAACCTGGGGTCCCCCGCTTCTGGAGGCCTCCAGGCTGTATCGGCAACTTGGGAACACAGCAGCAGAGCTGGAGAGTCTGGAGCTGTTGGTTGAG GGCAGAGGATGCTGCAGAGCATTACTTGGACCTGCTGGCTCTGATGCTGGATGGCTCAGAGCCAAAG gccCTTGTATACCCGAGGTGTTCTTAGAGGCAGCAGCAGCGCTGATCCAGGCAGGCCGAGCCCAGGATGCCTTGACTGTTTGTGAGGAGCTGCTCAGCCGCACGTCATCTCTGCTTCCCAAGATGCCCCAGCTGTGGGAAGATGCCAGAAAAGGAATCAAGGAGTCACCACACTGCCCATCCTGGGTCTCTGCCACCTACCTGCTTCAGGGTCAAGCCTGGGTACAGCTGGGGGCCCAAAAAGAAGCAATTAGTGAATTTAGCCG GTGCCTTGAGCTGCTGTTCCGGGCCACACCTAAGGACAAAGAACAAG GGCCTGCTTCCAGTGGTGAGAAGGGATGTGTATCAGATGTGGCACTACAACAGCTTCGGGCAGCTGCCCTGATTAGTCGTGGACTGCAGTGGGTGGCCAGTGGCCAAGATACCAAAGCCCTACAGGACTTCCTCCTCAGTGTGCAGATGTGCCCAG gTCATCAGGATGCTTCCTTTCACCTGCTTCAGACTCTGAGGAGGATGGATCGGAGGGATGAGGCCACTGCTCTCTGGTGGAGGCTAGAGGCCCAAACTAAGTTGCCACAGGAGAATGCTGCATG GTCTCTCCCCCTGTACCTAGAAACCTATTTGGGCTGGATTTGTTTCCCTGACCGTGAAACCCTTCTTGAGGAGTTTCAGACATCTCTGCCGGAGCCTTGTGATCTGTAG
- the FANCG gene encoding Fanconi anemia group G protein isoform X2: MEEAGVGAATGSRRESISPVKGESPLLGPRGEQRSCGGVRKRRDPSPLGWGPRRGRAYPATAPSRCPGPASATASHQTPLGSSVPHASCLDLWREKNDQLVRQVKVAQDSRLSLRRQQLAQDALEGFRGLLHSLRGLPAAVPVLPLELTVTCNFITLRASLAQGFTEDQAQDIQQGLERGASQTRGTFVTFGLLQKEKTRDEVPTSALCVFSTVLETQEQLGPRLECGLRGLWDSIFGYSSLLLELLPALHLLAGLQAALWLSTDSLGDLTFLLQTLNGNQSEASENLLLLLKTWSPPAEESDAPLTLQNARGLRDVLLTASAYRQGLQELITGSLPTALSSLQEAASGLCPRPVLVQVYTALGTCLRKMGNPQRALLYLVAALKGGSTWGPPLLEASRLYRQLGNTAAELESLELLVEALNVTHSSEAPQLLIEVELLLPRPHPASPLHCGTQSQAKYLLASRCLEVGRAEDAAEHYLDLLALMLDGSEPKVGPCIPEVFLEAAAALIQAGRAQDALTVCEELLSRTSSLLPKMPQLWEDARKGIKESPHCPSWVSATYLLQGQAWVQLGAQKEAISEFSRCLELLFRATPKDKEQGPASSGEKGCVSDVALQQLRAAALISRGLQWVASGQDTKALQDFLLSVQMCPGHQDASFHLLQTLRRMDRRDEATALWWRLEAQTKLPQENAAWSLPLYLETYLGWICFPDRETLLEEFQTSLPEPCDL, encoded by the exons ATGGAAGAGGCGGGGGTGGGAGCCGCCACAGGGTCCAGGAGAGAGTCCATTTCTCCTGTAAAGGGCGAGTCGCCCCTACTGGGGCCCCGAGGGGAGCAAAGGAGCTGCGGGGGGGTGCGGAAGCGCAGGGACCCCTCCCCGCTTGGATGGGGACCGCGGCGGGGCCGGGCTTACCCTGCAACAGCCCCCTCTAGGTGTCCGGGCCCAGCCTCGGCCACCGCGTCTCACCAGACTCCTCTGGGCTCCTCAGTGCCACACGCCAGCTGCCTAGACCTGTGGAGGGAAAAGAATGATCAGCTAGTTCGACAGGTCAAG GTGGCTCAGGACTCGCGTCTGTCTCTAAGGCGACAGCAGTTGGCTCAAGATGCACTGGAAGGGTTCAGGGGACTCCTCCATAGTCTGCGGG GACTCCCTGCCGCTGTTCCTGTTCTCCCATTGGAATTGACTGTTACCTGCAATTTCATTACCTTGAGGGCAAGCCTGGCACAGGGTTTCACTGAGGACCAGGCACAGGATATCCAACAGGGCCTGGAGAGAG GTGCTTCTCAGACCAGGGGCACTTTTGTGACCTTTGGGCTcctgcagaaagagaaaaccagagaTGAGGTCCCAACCtctgctctgtgtgtgttctCTACAGTGCTGGAGACCCAGGAGCAGCTGGGGCCCAGACTGGAATGTGGGCTCAGGGGTCTGTGGGACTCCATTTTCGGTTATTCCTCCCTTCTGCTGGAGCTACTCCCTGCCCTTCACCTCCTGGCTGGCCTGCAGGCTGCCCTCTGGCTCAGCACTGACAGTCTTGGGGACTTGACCTTCCTGCTGCAGACCTTGAATGGCAACCAG AGTGAGGCCTCCGAGAATCTGCTACTGCTTCTGAAAACTTGGAGCCCCCCAGCTGAGGAGTCAGATGCGCCATTGACCCTGCAGAATGCCAGGGGCTTAAGGGATGTCCTTCTTACAGCTTCTGCCTATCGCCAAG GCCTCCAGGAGCTGATCACAGGAAGCCTGCCCACGGCACTGAGCAGCCTGCAAGAAGCAGCCTCAGGTCTGTGCCCGCGGCCTGTGTTGGTCCAGGTGTACACGGCTCTGGGGACCTGTCTCCGTAAAATG GGCAATCCACAAAGAGCTCTGCTGTACTTGGTGGCAGCCCTGAAAGGGGGATCAACCTGGGGTCCCCCGCTTCTGGAGGCCTCCAGGCTGTATCGGCAACTTGGGAACACAGCAGCAGAGCTGGAGAGTCTGGAGCTGTTGGTTGAG GCCTTGAATGTCACTCACAGTTCTGAAGCCCCCCAGCTTCTCATTGAAGTAGAGTTACTACTCCCCAGACCTCACCCGGCCTCACCCCTTCACTGTGGCACACAGAGCCAGGCCAAGTACTTGTTAGCAAGCCGATGCTTAGAGGTGGGAAG GGCAGAGGATGCTGCAGAGCATTACTTGGACCTGCTGGCTCTGATGCTGGATGGCTCAGAGCCAAAGGTGG gccCTTGTATACCCGAGGTGTTCTTAGAGGCAGCAGCAGCGCTGATCCAGGCAGGCCGAGCCCAGGATGCCTTGACTGTTTGTGAGGAGCTGCTCAGCCGCACGTCATCTCTGCTTCCCAAGATGCCCCAGCTGTGGGAAGATGCCAGAAAAGGAATCAAGGAGTCACCACACTGCCCATCCTGGGTCTCTGCCACCTACCTGCTTCAGGGTCAAGCCTGGGTACAGCTGGGGGCCCAAAAAGAAGCAATTAGTGAATTTAGCCG GTGCCTTGAGCTGCTGTTCCGGGCCACACCTAAGGACAAAGAACAAG GGCCTGCTTCCAGTGGTGAGAAGGGATGTGTATCAGATGTGGCACTACAACAGCTTCGGGCAGCTGCCCTGATTAGTCGTGGACTGCAGTGGGTGGCCAGTGGCCAAGATACCAAAGCCCTACAGGACTTCCTCCTCAGTGTGCAGATGTGCCCAG gTCATCAGGATGCTTCCTTTCACCTGCTTCAGACTCTGAGGAGGATGGATCGGAGGGATGAGGCCACTGCTCTCTGGTGGAGGCTAGAGGCCCAAACTAAGTTGCCACAGGAGAATGCTGCATG GTCTCTCCCCCTGTACCTAGAAACCTATTTGGGCTGGATTTGTTTCCCTGACCGTGAAACCCTTCTTGAGGAGTTTCAGACATCTCTGCCGGAGCCTTGTGATCTGTAG
- the FANCG gene encoding Fanconi anemia group G protein isoform X1: MEEAGVGAATGSRRESISPVKGESPLLGPRGEQRSCGGVRKRRDPSPLGWGPRRGRAYPATAPSRCPGPASATASHQTPLGSSVPHASCLDLWREKNDQLVRQVKVAQDSRLSLRRQQLAQDALEGFRGLLHSLRGLPAAVPVLPLELTVTCNFITLRASLAQGFTEDQAQDIQQGLERGASQTRGTFVTFGLLQKEKTRDEVPTSALCVFSTVLETQEQLGPRLECGLRGLWDSIFGYSSLLLELLPALHLLAGLQAALWLSTDSLGDLTFLLQTLNGNQSEASENLLLLLKTWSPPAEESDAPLTLQNARGLRDVLLTASAYRQGLQELITGSLPTALSSLQEAASGLCPRPVLVQVYTALGTCLRKMGNPQRALLYLVAALKGGSTWGPPLLEASRLYRQLGNTAAELESLELLVEALNVTHSSEAPQLLIEVELLLPRPHPASPLHCGTQSQAKYLLASRCLEVGRAEDAAEHYLDLLALMLDGSEPKFFPPPPPPGPCIPEVFLEAAAALIQAGRAQDALTVCEELLSRTSSLLPKMPQLWEDARKGIKESPHCPSWVSATYLLQGQAWVQLGAQKEAISEFSRCLELLFRATPKDKEQGPASSGEKGCVSDVALQQLRAAALISRGLQWVASGQDTKALQDFLLSVQMCPGHQDASFHLLQTLRRMDRRDEATALWWRLEAQTKLPQENAAWSLPLYLETYLGWICFPDRETLLEEFQTSLPEPCDL, encoded by the exons ATGGAAGAGGCGGGGGTGGGAGCCGCCACAGGGTCCAGGAGAGAGTCCATTTCTCCTGTAAAGGGCGAGTCGCCCCTACTGGGGCCCCGAGGGGAGCAAAGGAGCTGCGGGGGGGTGCGGAAGCGCAGGGACCCCTCCCCGCTTGGATGGGGACCGCGGCGGGGCCGGGCTTACCCTGCAACAGCCCCCTCTAGGTGTCCGGGCCCAGCCTCGGCCACCGCGTCTCACCAGACTCCTCTGGGCTCCTCAGTGCCACACGCCAGCTGCCTAGACCTGTGGAGGGAAAAGAATGATCAGCTAGTTCGACAGGTCAAG GTGGCTCAGGACTCGCGTCTGTCTCTAAGGCGACAGCAGTTGGCTCAAGATGCACTGGAAGGGTTCAGGGGACTCCTCCATAGTCTGCGGG GACTCCCTGCCGCTGTTCCTGTTCTCCCATTGGAATTGACTGTTACCTGCAATTTCATTACCTTGAGGGCAAGCCTGGCACAGGGTTTCACTGAGGACCAGGCACAGGATATCCAACAGGGCCTGGAGAGAG GTGCTTCTCAGACCAGGGGCACTTTTGTGACCTTTGGGCTcctgcagaaagagaaaaccagagaTGAGGTCCCAACCtctgctctgtgtgtgttctCTACAGTGCTGGAGACCCAGGAGCAGCTGGGGCCCAGACTGGAATGTGGGCTCAGGGGTCTGTGGGACTCCATTTTCGGTTATTCCTCCCTTCTGCTGGAGCTACTCCCTGCCCTTCACCTCCTGGCTGGCCTGCAGGCTGCCCTCTGGCTCAGCACTGACAGTCTTGGGGACTTGACCTTCCTGCTGCAGACCTTGAATGGCAACCAG AGTGAGGCCTCCGAGAATCTGCTACTGCTTCTGAAAACTTGGAGCCCCCCAGCTGAGGAGTCAGATGCGCCATTGACCCTGCAGAATGCCAGGGGCTTAAGGGATGTCCTTCTTACAGCTTCTGCCTATCGCCAAG GCCTCCAGGAGCTGATCACAGGAAGCCTGCCCACGGCACTGAGCAGCCTGCAAGAAGCAGCCTCAGGTCTGTGCCCGCGGCCTGTGTTGGTCCAGGTGTACACGGCTCTGGGGACCTGTCTCCGTAAAATG GGCAATCCACAAAGAGCTCTGCTGTACTTGGTGGCAGCCCTGAAAGGGGGATCAACCTGGGGTCCCCCGCTTCTGGAGGCCTCCAGGCTGTATCGGCAACTTGGGAACACAGCAGCAGAGCTGGAGAGTCTGGAGCTGTTGGTTGAG GCCTTGAATGTCACTCACAGTTCTGAAGCCCCCCAGCTTCTCATTGAAGTAGAGTTACTACTCCCCAGACCTCACCCGGCCTCACCCCTTCACTGTGGCACACAGAGCCAGGCCAAGTACTTGTTAGCAAGCCGATGCTTAGAGGTGGGAAG GGCAGAGGATGCTGCAGAGCATTACTTGGACCTGCTGGCTCTGATGCTGGATGGCTCAGAGCCAAAG ttcttccccccccctccccccccaggccCTTGTATACCCGAGGTGTTCTTAGAGGCAGCAGCAGCGCTGATCCAGGCAGGCCGAGCCCAGGATGCCTTGACTGTTTGTGAGGAGCTGCTCAGCCGCACGTCATCTCTGCTTCCCAAGATGCCCCAGCTGTGGGAAGATGCCAGAAAAGGAATCAAGGAGTCACCACACTGCCCATCCTGGGTCTCTGCCACCTACCTGCTTCAGGGTCAAGCCTGGGTACAGCTGGGGGCCCAAAAAGAAGCAATTAGTGAATTTAGCCG GTGCCTTGAGCTGCTGTTCCGGGCCACACCTAAGGACAAAGAACAAG GGCCTGCTTCCAGTGGTGAGAAGGGATGTGTATCAGATGTGGCACTACAACAGCTTCGGGCAGCTGCCCTGATTAGTCGTGGACTGCAGTGGGTGGCCAGTGGCCAAGATACCAAAGCCCTACAGGACTTCCTCCTCAGTGTGCAGATGTGCCCAG gTCATCAGGATGCTTCCTTTCACCTGCTTCAGACTCTGAGGAGGATGGATCGGAGGGATGAGGCCACTGCTCTCTGGTGGAGGCTAGAGGCCCAAACTAAGTTGCCACAGGAGAATGCTGCATG GTCTCTCCCCCTGTACCTAGAAACCTATTTGGGCTGGATTTGTTTCCCTGACCGTGAAACCCTTCTTGAGGAGTTTCAGACATCTCTGCCGGAGCCTTGTGATCTGTAG